DNA sequence from the Hoylesella buccalis ATCC 35310 genome:
GAAACCATGACTTGGGGAGGTATGACAGCTCTGTTGTGTTGGGGTTCTGCACAATTCCAAGAAGAGACGAATGCCAAGGGAGCTTGGCAAGGAGTACGTGCCAAGTCATCACTGCTCAAGTTGTTTACCAACGAGAAAAAGCATGAGGAAGACACTCGATTCGCCATGCTGCGCTTGGATGGAACCAAGAACGTGGAAATTGTCAAGGAGGGCGACTTCAAGGACAATGGTATTCCCGTGACCAAGTTCTACAACATAAATAAGGATGGTAGCAAACCCGAATCAAGCGAAGCTTACGTTGACTTCCCATTGTTCCGCTTGGGCGAGATCTACCTGAACTTGGCAGAGGCTGTTCTCCGTGGCGGAACAGGTGCTACCAAGAACGAAGCCATGAACTATCTGAACGAATTGCGTAAGCGTGCCTATAAAGAAAAGACCGTGGCACCTATCGATGACAACAACTTTACGTTGAAGTTCTTGCTCGACGAGCGTGGACGTGAGCTCTTCTTCGAGGCACAACGCCGCACCGATCTCGTGCGCTTTGGCAAGTACACCTCCGCCGATTATGTATGGCCTTGGAAGGGTGGCGTTGCGGAAGGTAAAGCTGTGGACGACAAGTACAAGATATTCCCATTGCCTTCTGACGACATTGGCTCGAACCAGAACTTGAAACAGAATGATGATTATTAATGGATTAAAACAAAACTGATCATGAAACTTAAAAATATATTATTCCTTGCAGCTGGTTTCTTGGCTATGGCATCATGTTCGGATGACATCACCACGCCAGTGCTCAGCTTGCAACAAGCTGCGAAGCTCAACGCTGTCAATCCAGCCACGATAACTTTCACAAAGGCAAACAGTGCTGAGGCTTTTCCACAAATCAGTTGGGAAAAAGCAAATTACGGCAAGGGTGCAGTGGTTGAATACACTGTTACCATTACCAATAATGAGAACAAAAAGAGCATTGAGGCAGGTAGCACCGAGGATAACAAACTCACGTTTACCAATGAGGAGATGAACTCGCTGTTGGCAAAGATAGGTGCCTATCCTGGTCATACCTATGACTTCACCGTATCTCTTAAGTCTTCTGCATTCAAGACGCTGATCAACGATGCGCAGAACACGGTCAACTTCAAGGCTACACCTTACGACCCCAACACTGTGAACATTGATTGGAACTATGCCTATGTGGCTGTGGGTTATCCCGAGTGGGATTATTCTAAGGCTTATCTCCTTGGCGACCCCGATGGTGACGGCACTTACCAAGGTTGGGTGCAGTTTGACGAAGAATGTACATTTGCTGTCGTGGATGGCAAAGACGTTACCAAGGTACTCGCCAAAGACTTGAAGGTTGATGCTGCTAAGAAGGGATTTGTCGAGGTGACACTCACACCCGACGGCAATGTGACTATCGGAGAGTCCTGCGAGTGGGGTATGGTTGGAGATGCTACATCTGTTGGATGGAATGAAAAAGAACCTGTCAAGATGGAGTACGATAAAGAAACCCGTATGTGGACGGCAATCACACCGTTGACAGATAAATACTTCAAATTCATTGCCAATAAGGCTTGGAAAATCAACTATGGTAGCGACAAAAACAATCCAAGTGTTTTGGCGCAAGGTGGCGAAAACCTCAAGGTGGCTAAGACACACGCATACATCGTGAAGCTTAACTTGACTACTGCTGGCAAGTACACCTACACCATGGAAGAGACCAACATCGAAGTGTCGAGTACCGAGCTTTCAGTGCCTGGCTCTTATCAGGGTTGGAATCCGACAGCAAAAAGCGCTTACCGACTCGAGTCAAAGAGCCGCGACTTCCAATATACAGGCATCTACTATTATCCTGCCAATACCGAGTTCAAACTCTATGACGACGGTAAATGGCTGGGTAGCAGAGGCGAAGTGAAATGGAACGAGGACAAGACTAAGGCTGAGTTTGACCTTGGCGAAGGAGACAAAGGAGACAACATCAAGTTC
Encoded proteins:
- a CDS encoding SusF/SusE family outer membrane protein; this encodes MKLKNILFLAAGFLAMASCSDDITTPVLSLQQAAKLNAVNPATITFTKANSAEAFPQISWEKANYGKGAVVEYTVTITNNENKKSIEAGSTEDNKLTFTNEEMNSLLAKIGAYPGHTYDFTVSLKSSAFKTLINDAQNTVNFKATPYDPNTVNIDWNYAYVAVGYPEWDYSKAYLLGDPDGDGTYQGWVQFDEECTFAVVDGKDVTKVLAKDLKVDAAKKGFVEVTLTPDGNVTIGESCEWGMVGDATSVGWNEKEPVKMEYDKETRMWTAITPLTDKYFKFIANKAWKINYGSDKNNPSVLAQGGENLKVAKTHAYIVKLNLTTAGKYTYTMEETNIEVSSTELSVPGSYQGWNPTAKSAYRLESKSRDFQYTGIYYYPANTEFKLYDDGKWLGSRGEVKWNEDKTKAEFDLGEGDKGDNIKFTEGGWYRITANTKKMLASVAKTGWGIVGDATPGGWDKDQMMTYNPETKKWSITITMVDGEFKFRWDASWEKNLGGALSGLTDGGDNIKIGAGTYLIELDPEAKTATVTEQ